A single Pseudoalteromonas marina DNA region contains:
- a CDS encoding ShlB/FhaC/HecB family hemolysin secretion/activation protein gives MISNTWFSPYFVGVFVLCLLMSNAYAEPLPSNTGTCPLESSIHLSEEKLRRQLSDETLLVATKPNAKIATITLEQLNVFNTALEEENNALFRFANRAHIQTEPEVIKNLLLFNSGDLYDAKKLSESERLLRKENYLYDAQISATENCDGDIDVKVITRDLWTLLPEINFSRSGGENKSSIGFRESNLLGWGKRLSFSRTTDSDRSGYLFVYDDPNIFSSRYRGRVEYADNSDGKRHLLELTYPFYAIDTPYSYGILSYSEQREESLYRRGKEISEFDQTTDLNRIFIGHSKALSNSWTQRISLGYVDEQHTFTAIQTTFEPLAKDRSYSYPYISGHWFEDNFIKVRNFDSIYRTEDLNLGWNAQALLGYSDESLSDDDSRLVYSLNVKTAHFSGDNTLWRFSTNLEGFWNKEQKQLENFKATSQVQYYLNTSVDQSWYVKGRVQYAKNLTADQQLTLGGETGLRGYPMDYQHGDRSFLVSLEKRYYWEYDLLQLFKVGGAGFIDIGRAWFNDQTNGENNHVLKNVGVGLRLAPSRANAGTMIHLDIAAPIDSADDVDSVQWLVSVKKSF, from the coding sequence CTCAGCGATGAAACGCTTCTCGTTGCTACAAAACCAAATGCAAAAATTGCCACTATTACGCTAGAACAACTCAATGTATTTAATACTGCGCTGGAAGAAGAAAATAACGCACTGTTTAGATTTGCTAACCGCGCACACATTCAAACTGAGCCTGAGGTAATTAAAAATTTACTGCTTTTTAACTCTGGCGATCTTTACGATGCTAAAAAGCTTTCTGAATCGGAGCGCCTGCTGCGAAAAGAAAACTACCTATACGACGCACAAATTAGCGCAACTGAAAACTGTGATGGCGATATAGATGTTAAAGTAATTACCCGTGATTTATGGACGCTCTTACCAGAAATAAACTTTAGCCGTAGCGGAGGCGAAAATAAATCGAGCATTGGTTTTAGAGAATCAAACTTGCTTGGGTGGGGTAAAAGGTTGTCTTTTTCTCGTACAACCGACAGCGATCGTAGTGGCTATTTATTTGTATATGACGATCCTAATATTTTTTCTAGCCGTTACCGTGGTCGCGTAGAGTATGCCGATAACAGCGATGGTAAGCGTCATTTACTTGAACTTACTTATCCATTTTATGCCATAGACACACCTTACAGCTACGGTATTTTAAGCTACTCAGAGCAGCGAGAAGAATCCTTATACCGGCGTGGCAAAGAAATTAGTGAATTTGATCAAACAACCGATCTCAATCGCATTTTTATTGGTCATTCTAAAGCATTAAGTAATAGCTGGACCCAGCGAATTAGCTTAGGTTATGTAGATGAGCAGCATACATTTACTGCTATTCAAACCACGTTTGAGCCTTTAGCTAAAGATAGAAGCTACAGTTATCCCTATATTAGCGGCCATTGGTTTGAAGATAATTTTATTAAAGTACGAAATTTTGACAGTATTTATCGCACTGAAGATTTAAACCTAGGCTGGAATGCACAAGCATTACTCGGTTACTCAGATGAGTCATTAAGTGATGACGATAGCCGCTTGGTGTATTCGCTTAATGTTAAAACAGCGCATTTTTCTGGCGATAATACGCTTTGGCGTTTTAGCACGAACCTAGAGGGATTTTGGAACAAAGAACAAAAACAACTCGAAAATTTTAAAGCAACTTCGCAAGTACAATATTATCTAAATACAAGTGTTGATCAGTCTTGGTATGTAAAAGGTCGCGTGCAATATGCAAAAAACCTAACAGCCGACCAACAGCTTACCTTAGGTGGGGAGACAGGCCTGCGTGGTTACCCTATGGATTATCAACATGGCGACCGTAGCTTTTTAGTGAGCCTAGAAAAACGCTACTACTGGGAGTACGATTTGCTACAACTATTTAAAGTAGGTGGCGCAGGCTTTATAGATATTGGTAGGGCATGGTTTAATGACCAAACAAATGGTGAAAATAATCATGTTCTCAAAAATGTAGGCGTTGGTTTGCGCCTAGCACCAAGTAGAGCAAATGCAGGAACTATGATCCACCTTGATATAGCCGCCCCCATAGATAGCGCCGACGATGTCGACTCTGTACAGTGGCTTGTCAGTGTAAAAAAATCTTTTTAA
- a CDS encoding mechanosensitive ion channel domain-containing protein, with protein MEFLDVLELLTNQYKLIVTIIALLLFPVLLTLTKKLLEKAIKGKVDLHRKYRAELLLKIILAFVMLCLVLVFWGIELRGLLVLGSSLFAMLGVALFAAWSLLSNLTAFLLMFIQNDCRVGFWVRIIDGANHIEGRIVEMGLMNVVLEHIDGHRVIYPNNLFVTRPVLVLNAEPKPSKAPAVKRIIGPKKS; from the coding sequence TTGGAATTTTTAGATGTTTTAGAATTACTCACCAATCAATATAAACTCATAGTCACCATTATTGCCTTGTTACTGTTTCCAGTGCTTTTAACGCTAACTAAAAAGCTACTTGAAAAAGCCATTAAAGGCAAAGTTGATTTGCACCGTAAATACCGCGCAGAGTTACTTCTTAAAATTATTCTTGCCTTTGTCATGTTATGTTTAGTGCTAGTATTTTGGGGTATTGAACTAAGAGGATTATTGGTTCTAGGCTCGTCACTATTTGCAATGTTAGGTGTAGCGCTATTTGCAGCATGGTCATTATTAAGTAACCTGACCGCGTTTTTATTAATGTTTATTCAAAACGACTGCCGTGTTGGCTTTTGGGTACGCATTATCGATGGCGCAAACCATATTGAAGGGCGAATTGTCGAAATGGGCTTAATGAATGTCGTACTTGAGCATATTGATGGGCACCGCGTCATTTACCCTAATAACTTATTTGTTACCCGCCCTGTTTTGGTTTTAAACGCAGAGCCTAAACCATCAAAAGCACCTGCTGTTAAACGTATTATAGGCCCTAAAAAGTCATAA